CCCTGCTTCTGACAGCGTTCGGGGTACTGATGATAGTGCTGGCTGCAAGGCAGTTCAAGAAAAGGCTGGATTAAGAAATGATCTTTGACCACAGGCTGTTCCATCTGATGAAAAAAGAGTTCATACAGCTGCTGCGCGACCGCAGGCTAATAGGCTTTATCCTTGTTGCCCCGGTCATCCAGCTGCTGATATTTGGCTATGTGGCCACCACCGATGTCAGGGACATCCCTGCGGCCTTTATGGACAGCGACAAATCCCGGGACAGCAGGCAGCTTTTATCCAGCTTCAAGAACTCGGGGTATTTTATCCTTAAATACGAGGCAGGGGACCAAAAACATGAAAAAATGCTGCTTGACAGCGGAAGAGTTAAAGCAGCCATAAATATTCCCCCGGAGTATTCCAGGGACCTAAAGTCAAAAGGGACTGCAAAAGTCCAGTTCATAGTGGACGGCACCAACTCAAATGTCGCCGGCATAGCCATGGGATACATCAGCGGGATAGTGTATCAGGACTCTCTGAGGCTGCTCGAAGAGCGCTACGGAGGTCCCGGGGGGATCCTTGAAAAGATCCGCCTGATAGAACCCAAAGTCCGCATCTTTCACAATCAGCAGCAGAAAAGTATAAACTACATGGTGCCCGGCGTGATAGCAGTTCTGTTAATGATGCTTACCTCGATACTCACCTCTGTATCGATCGTAAAAGAAAAGGAATCCGGGACACTGGAGCAGATAATAGTGACGCCGATAAAGCCTTATGAACTTATGCTGGGGAAAATGGTCCCGTACATCATTCTGGCTTTTATTGACATGGTGCTCGTCATTATGGTGGGCTCGCTGTGGTTTGGGGTGCCGATACTGGGAAGCATTGTGCTGCTTGTGGTGCTATCCCTTTTGTTCATCCTGACCAGCCTCGGCGTGGGGCTCTACATCTCCACCATATCCTCTACCATGCAGCAGACCATACTGTCCGTGATCTTTTTCATGATACCTTCCATGCTGTTATCGGGGTTCATATTTCCCATAGATAATATGCCGGATATCATAAAGGCGTTCACATATATCATTCCGATGAGATATTTTCTAACTGTGGTCAGAGGTATATTCTTGAAAGGAATTGGTATAGAATATCTGTGGGGAGAAGCAGCCGCTCTTTTCGTTCTCGGGGCGGTCATATTTTCCATGGCGGTGGTAAAATTTAAGAAAAAACTGGGATAGAAAGGTATTATTCATGCTTAAAAAAAGAAAGTGGCAGATAATCGCAGCGGCAGTTCTGGCGGTCTTCATCGGGATGTGGCTCATGAATTCGAGGAATTCTGTTTCAGTAAAGACCGCGGAGGCCGTTGTGGGCAGGATCTCTCCTTCCGTCAGCGTTTCGGGGGAGATAAAAGGCTTTGAAGCGGACCTCAGCCCCAAAATGCCGTCTCTCATAACCTGGGTGGGGGTAAAAGAAGGGGACTGGGTATCGGCAGGCTCGGTCCTGGTTAAGTTTGACAACTACGATAACGCAAGGTCTGACTATGAAAGGATCAAAACGCTTTATGACGGCGGCTTTGCCACAAAGCAGCAATATGAAACTGCAAGGCTCCAGTACGAGAATTCCTATCTGGCATCCCCCATATCCGGGAAAGTCGTGCTTGTTGCTCAGGACCCGGGAGAAACGGCCTCTCCGGGCGTTACGGCGGTCTCTGTTGTTGATCCTGCATCAAAGTATATCGAGGTCCAGATAGACGAAACCGATATAGGAGAGGTTAAGTTAGGAAACGACGCCCAAATAACCTCCGATGCTTTTCCTGACCTTGCAATAAACGGCAGGCTTTCCAATATTGTCAACAGAGCGGAGCTAAAAAAGGTCGGCGGCAGGATAAAGATGGACGAAGAGGACAAGATCTTCCGGGGCAGGATAGCGTTTGACGATCCGGAAAACAGGCTTAAGATCGGCATGTCCGTGAACGCGGAAATAATAACCGGGATAAGGGAAGGTCTTTTGATAATACCGCGTGAAGCGGTTTTTTCCAAAAATGACGAACAGAAGGTTTATGTTGTCTTAGGAAAAAAGGCGAAAGAAAGGGATGTTGAACTCGGCATAAAAGACTATACGAACATAGAGGTGGTCAAAGGCCTCAAAGCAGGCGAAAAAGTGGCGGTCAGCAGTTTGGATAAAATAAAGGACGGGAGCAGGGTTAAGATTGAAAAGTGATAAGCCTGTAGTCCTGGTAAAGGATGTCTGTAAGACCTACAAACTGGACCAGCTGGAGGTCCCGGTCCTGTTTGACATCCACTTTTCGGTGGACAGCGGCGAATTCATTTCCATAATGGGGCCTTCCGGCTGCGGCAAATCGACTTTAATGAACCTGATAGGCTGCCTGGACCGCCCGACCTCCGGGTCCATACGGCTTGACTCGGTCGATATCTCAAAGCTTCATGATACTGAACTGGCAAAGATAAGGAATCGGAAGATCGGTTTTGTTTTCCAGACTTTCAATTTACTTCCGCGGCTTTCCTCTATCGAAAATGTGGAACTTCCTCTTATATACAGCGGCATCACAAGTGCGGAGCGAGATAAAAAAGCAAAAGAGGCCCTTGATTCCGTGGGTATACTGTCAAGGGCCGCCCACATGCCGAACCAGCTCTCGGGAGGCGAGAGACAAAGAGTGGCAATTGCCCGGGCAATAGTGAACTCGCCCTCGGTCATCCTTGCTGACGAGCCAACAGGAAACCTTGACAGCAGGTCCGGTCAAGAAGTCATGAAGATCTTTGATAAACTGAACTCTTCGGGGGTAACGATCATCATGGTCACTCATGATACGAACATAGCGGAGCGGGGCAGCAGGTTGGTAAGGCTGTTTGACGGCAGGATAATAGAGGATAAAAAGATAAAATGAGCTTTTTTGACAGTTTTTTCATGGCGCTGCGCTCTATCAGGGCCAATAAGACCCGGGCGGGGCTTACAATGCTGGGGGTCGTTATCGGAATAGCCTCGGTCATCATCCTTGTTGCCATAGGGGAAGCGGCAAAGCAGTATGTGGTGGCACAGATGCAGTCCTTTGGCATGAACGCCGCTTTTCTCCAGGTGGCTCCCGGAAAGAACGCCGGGGACTACATGGCCTATTTCGATAATGATCTGCGGCTCAAGCACGCAGACATGATAAAGGCAAAGTGTCCTTCGGTAAGCGAGGTCATGCCCATTGTTGTGGGCAAGGCCAAACTAAAATACGGAAAAAAGGACTATAACCTGAGCCAGTGCTGGGGTGCAACAGAGAACTATACGACCGTTTTTTCGCACAAAGTAGTTAAAGGCAGGTTTTTTAACAGGGCGGAGGTAGAGGGAAGCAGAAAGGTCTGCGTAATAGGGCAAAAGATATCCGATGAGCTGTTCGGCAGTTTTGATCCGATAGGGGAAAAGATAAAGGTCAACGGAAGAAAATTCGTCGTTATCGGCGTCTTTGAAAGAAGAGGGAAGGTCCTTATGCAGGACATGGACGATGTTATGGCCGTTCCCGTGACCACAGGGCTCAGCCTTTTTGATACCAAGGCCATAGTCGAGATGGACATACTGGCCAAGAGCCCGCAGCTGCTTAAGCAGGCCATAAAAGAGATACGGGAGGTCCTGGACAAG
This is a stretch of genomic DNA from Candidatus Margulisiibacteriota bacterium. It encodes these proteins:
- a CDS encoding ABC transporter permease — encoded protein: MSFFDSFFMALRSIRANKTRAGLTMLGVVIGIASVIILVAIGEAAKQYVVAQMQSFGMNAAFLQVAPGKNAGDYMAYFDNDLRLKHADMIKAKCPSVSEVMPIVVGKAKLKYGKKDYNLSQCWGATENYTTVFSHKVVKGRFFNRAEVEGSRKVCVIGQKISDELFGSFDPIGEKIKVNGRKFVVIGVFERRGKVLMQDMDDVMAVPVTTGLSLFDTKAIVEMDILAKSPQLLKQAIKEIREVLDKEIDPSDYHIDTQEGMMSLINNIVGLLTTVIGGIAAISLLVGGIGIMNIMLVSVTERTKEIGIRKAVGARRRDIFMQFLVESVVISFLGGILGIILGLTGTFLIMYVIKLGMVVVLWAIILACSVSVAIGIISGVYPAMRAVNLDPIEALRYE
- a CDS encoding ABC transporter ATP-binding protein gives rise to the protein MKSDKPVVLVKDVCKTYKLDQLEVPVLFDIHFSVDSGEFISIMGPSGCGKSTLMNLIGCLDRPTSGSIRLDSVDISKLHDTELAKIRNRKIGFVFQTFNLLPRLSSIENVELPLIYSGITSAERDKKAKEALDSVGILSRAAHMPNQLSGGERQRVAIARAIVNSPSVILADEPTGNLDSRSGQEVMKIFDKLNSSGVTIIMVTHDTNIAERGSRLVRLFDGRIIEDKKIK
- a CDS encoding efflux RND transporter periplasmic adaptor subunit, which codes for MLKKRKWQIIAAAVLAVFIGMWLMNSRNSVSVKTAEAVVGRISPSVSVSGEIKGFEADLSPKMPSLITWVGVKEGDWVSAGSVLVKFDNYDNARSDYERIKTLYDGGFATKQQYETARLQYENSYLASPISGKVVLVAQDPGETASPGVTAVSVVDPASKYIEVQIDETDIGEVKLGNDAQITSDAFPDLAINGRLSNIVNRAELKKVGGRIKMDEEDKIFRGRIAFDDPENRLKIGMSVNAEIITGIREGLLIIPREAVFSKNDEQKVYVVLGKKAKERDVELGIKDYTNIEVVKGLKAGEKVAVSSLDKIKDGSRVKIEK
- a CDS encoding ABC transporter permease produces the protein MIFDHRLFHLMKKEFIQLLRDRRLIGFILVAPVIQLLIFGYVATTDVRDIPAAFMDSDKSRDSRQLLSSFKNSGYFILKYEAGDQKHEKMLLDSGRVKAAINIPPEYSRDLKSKGTAKVQFIVDGTNSNVAGIAMGYISGIVYQDSLRLLEERYGGPGGILEKIRLIEPKVRIFHNQQQKSINYMVPGVIAVLLMMLTSILTSVSIVKEKESGTLEQIIVTPIKPYELMLGKMVPYIILAFIDMVLVIMVGSLWFGVPILGSIVLLVVLSLLFILTSLGVGLYISTISSTMQQTILSVIFFMIPSMLLSGFIFPIDNMPDIIKAFTYIIPMRYFLTVVRGIFLKGIGIEYLWGEAAALFVLGAVIFSMAVVKFKKKLG